The following are encoded in a window of Roseimicrobium gellanilyticum genomic DNA:
- a CDS encoding FRG domain-containing protein produces MAKKRSTKAAPSVPYRIEKATSLLNGFERAIDILEGWGGKENVYCWFRGVKSNKLKLQPGAYWRTGYSELGPMLDLCQQGIRFTPVSGMNSWSTYYLAQHHGIPTRLLDWTESFIAAVFFAIDGASSTDTPCVWLLQPTILNGTLFGYAGLVSPEHNESLNIWLPKEVGDHKVVPSRHHDGDAEYDNYWPVAIYPRQDNNRIQVQKGYFTVHGSKLEAIEDVLVAKHGCPEEVIARVDFDGVDLKVMRTQMELLGTRRSSIYPDVDNFVRELKEMYQWV; encoded by the coding sequence ATGGCGAAGAAACGATCTACAAAAGCTGCACCCTCCGTTCCATACAGAATTGAGAAGGCGACAAGTCTTCTGAATGGTTTCGAAAGGGCCATCGACATCCTGGAAGGTTGGGGAGGGAAAGAAAACGTCTACTGCTGGTTTCGCGGTGTGAAGAGCAACAAGCTCAAGCTTCAGCCCGGCGCCTATTGGCGAACAGGGTATTCGGAGCTAGGACCAATGCTGGATCTGTGCCAGCAGGGAATCCGGTTCACGCCTGTTTCTGGCATGAACTCGTGGAGCACATACTACCTTGCTCAGCACCACGGTATCCCGACCCGGCTTCTTGACTGGACCGAGAGCTTCATCGCGGCTGTGTTCTTTGCAATTGATGGAGCAAGTTCCACTGACACCCCTTGCGTATGGCTACTTCAACCTACAATTCTCAACGGCACTCTTTTTGGGTATGCGGGGCTTGTGAGTCCTGAGCACAATGAGAGTCTGAACATCTGGCTGCCAAAAGAAGTAGGAGACCATAAAGTCGTTCCTTCTCGCCATCATGATGGAGACGCAGAGTATGACAACTATTGGCCAGTCGCCATCTACCCACGCCAAGACAACAATCGGATTCAGGTTCAGAAAGGATACTTCACCGTTCACGGATCAAAACTCGAGGCGATCGAAGATGTTCTTGTTGCCAAGCACGGTTGCCCAGAAGAGGTGATCGCCCGAGTCGACTTTGATGGAGTCGACTTGAAGGTAATGAGAACCCAGATGGAATTGCTCGGAACTCGCAGGAGTTCCATCTACCCAGATGTGGACAACTTTGTCCGAGAGTTAAAAGAAATGTACCAATGGGTATGA
- a CDS encoding DEAD/DEAH box helicase: MKILSEVVQKLNYERLGAYERYKDDILEHYGIEQRVLAGGYAYRQILELVQNGADAILDAHEDNTLLGDGRIQVVLDSKHLYVANTGAPLTDEGLKALLRSHSSPKRGNQIGRFGLGFKSLLKLGGKIDFFTRSRGAIRFEPERCRDELHSRFGVSHCPGLRLAWPLEDAERAKDSTLAQFDWAETIVRVNVPAPDLRDRLRTEISEFPTEFLLFFPVSLQLSLDAGTGSVKELRVFAPSENERVLSVDGNNSRWHLASRQVQTTEPRARDDATHIHSRDSVPLAWAMPIDAAREEAGRFWAFFPTHTLTYLPGILNAPWKVNDDRNAIVGGAWNTLLMQEAAKLIVATLPSLYLESDPGCVIDAFPRRMERKDEEAAPLVEAVWKEFETAAVVPDAAGNLRPASELWRAPKEDVGLTTMWQGLASARALECHVHPSCSQRQRSGRLQVLSERLRANSSSDDEHFPNLLRQEPWRWFSFLTSHELSHCLRVLKLAEAFQNECGPTEWEQVLPNLAIVPIEDGAWITSPKAVFAPPGVILPHGLYPVSQAVASEQDARRILSGVMKVRPLDGAAWHDILSTLRRDIPDWNADLETDRWRVFWKNLRACPFEIGSSFVAGNRTAIRVLRRDETWQPGNEVLKPGMLVDPDVDTSNSGVLVDEIEHERDEKWLEMLGVVELPEGTIELEDHDSLRPWMSYWREFYRTNVSESARWGYLQPFRLRLPRGWALLISLEGEPNAKFSAHLLKRFNQGEFAKKISFGHATVSTYDRIEVPHPLIWILHRYGTVQLGSRTVRLHALVERRHEPVVAMLQQWQDVESALEYLLSAVPEVEICSEEICCLWLGMIEELTTKASLEQDSLGELWRGAARDGVVPDRLWVDEQEVLLEEICVTGSPDLASRARSDGYIVVTLDNATMRLWLDEGARDLAEMMRPEWHHETGPASPLVAAMPELGEVLREDAKHHALCLPVAGLKMRISAESHVTPCLLWESMLILDHQQLSELSRSARLEHVLREVAAAGWLQSDSAEALRLLGDGKVDELRAGVASGSTLEERLFLAVGKRDEPLRQALGELSHVDWIQQCRGLSLAALVLAQLGPATLGALKKTFAEEGLNPPGRWTPAQARAFALSIGFPEEFGTSPDVRRDPEEFVNGPIHLPPLHDFQEDVFHGIRELIKLGNKRRRAVVSLPTGGGKTRVTVQAAVVLVLKPKSLRRTVLWIAQTDELCEQAVQAFRQVWVNLGEDNTELRIVRLWGGNPDPAIDDSGNPVVIVASIQTLNNRIRSSALAWLQCPGLVVVDECHHAIAPSYTNLLRWLDAEAPRAGAPQKDEPPILGLSATPFRMDDEESRRLAQRFDNRWQPVKQENLHARLRGQGVLSEIVSEALESGTGLLPDEIERLAQIPQPWEGIVFENLLEAINQRLAGNSDRNERLVERIRAANERCILLFANSVSHAEEMSARLNLQGIPSAAVSGGTQTIARRYFLKRFQQGKIRVLCNHSVLSTGFDAPKTDMVLISRAVFSPVRYMQIVGRGLRGEKNGGTKLCRIVTVLDNLGRFQDRHPYHFCARYFED; this comes from the coding sequence ATGAAAATCCTCTCTGAAGTCGTCCAGAAACTGAATTATGAACGGCTCGGTGCGTATGAAAGGTACAAGGACGATATCCTGGAGCACTATGGGATCGAGCAGAGGGTTTTAGCGGGGGGGTACGCCTATCGACAGATTCTGGAGCTGGTTCAAAATGGCGCAGATGCCATCCTCGACGCTCACGAAGATAACACTTTGCTGGGTGACGGCAGAATTCAGGTAGTCCTTGATTCGAAGCATCTCTATGTCGCTAATACAGGTGCTCCCCTGACTGACGAAGGGTTGAAGGCACTCCTGAGGTCCCATTCGTCCCCAAAGCGAGGCAACCAGATTGGGCGATTTGGTCTTGGTTTCAAGTCGCTGTTGAAACTGGGCGGAAAGATCGATTTCTTTACACGGTCTCGTGGTGCCATTCGATTCGAACCCGAAAGGTGTCGGGATGAACTTCATAGCCGGTTCGGTGTTTCACATTGTCCAGGTCTCCGACTGGCGTGGCCGCTAGAGGATGCGGAACGTGCTAAAGACTCAACGTTGGCTCAATTTGACTGGGCTGAAACCATAGTCCGGGTAAACGTTCCGGCGCCTGATCTTCGGGATCGCCTACGGACTGAGATTTCTGAGTTTCCGACTGAGTTTCTTCTCTTTTTCCCGGTGTCTCTTCAGCTTTCCCTAGATGCGGGCACAGGCTCTGTAAAAGAACTTCGGGTATTCGCGCCGTCTGAAAATGAACGCGTACTTTCGGTGGATGGGAACAATAGCCGGTGGCATCTCGCTTCTCGACAGGTACAGACCACGGAGCCACGTGCGAGAGACGATGCCACGCACATTCACTCGCGGGACTCCGTCCCATTGGCTTGGGCAATGCCCATCGACGCGGCGAGAGAGGAGGCCGGTCGATTCTGGGCATTCTTCCCGACGCATACGCTGACATACCTGCCGGGAATTCTGAATGCCCCGTGGAAAGTAAACGACGACCGGAATGCCATCGTTGGTGGTGCGTGGAACACTTTGTTAATGCAGGAGGCTGCCAAGCTGATTGTTGCAACGCTGCCAAGTCTTTATCTGGAATCGGATCCTGGATGCGTCATCGATGCATTTCCGAGACGAATGGAACGAAAGGACGAGGAGGCTGCTCCCCTTGTGGAAGCGGTCTGGAAGGAGTTTGAGACGGCGGCGGTAGTTCCCGATGCAGCTGGCAATTTACGCCCTGCTAGCGAGCTATGGAGGGCACCCAAGGAAGATGTAGGCCTGACGACAATGTGGCAGGGACTGGCGAGCGCAAGGGCACTAGAGTGCCATGTGCATCCCTCTTGCTCGCAGCGGCAGCGCAGCGGTCGACTGCAAGTGCTCTCGGAACGGCTGAGGGCGAACTCCTCCTCCGACGACGAGCATTTTCCGAACCTGCTGCGGCAGGAGCCCTGGCGCTGGTTCTCGTTCCTTACCTCGCACGAACTTTCGCATTGCCTTCGAGTTCTCAAGCTTGCCGAGGCGTTTCAAAATGAGTGCGGTCCCACGGAGTGGGAACAGGTCCTTCCCAATCTTGCCATTGTGCCCATTGAAGATGGCGCCTGGATTACTTCTCCGAAGGCTGTATTTGCGCCTCCCGGCGTAATTTTACCCCACGGATTGTATCCCGTGTCGCAGGCAGTCGCCAGTGAACAGGATGCAAGGCGGATTCTCTCGGGAGTGATGAAGGTAAGGCCGCTCGATGGGGCAGCCTGGCACGATATACTGAGTACTCTTCGCAGGGATATTCCAGATTGGAACGCAGATCTCGAAACGGACAGGTGGAGGGTGTTTTGGAAGAACCTGAGGGCGTGTCCTTTCGAGATTGGATCGAGCTTTGTGGCTGGAAATCGTACTGCAATTCGAGTTCTCAGGCGGGACGAAACTTGGCAGCCCGGCAATGAGGTCCTGAAGCCCGGAATGCTTGTCGACCCGGATGTTGACACGTCAAATAGCGGGGTCTTGGTTGATGAGATCGAACACGAACGAGACGAAAAGTGGTTGGAGATGCTGGGCGTCGTGGAGCTCCCTGAAGGTACAATTGAGCTTGAGGATCACGATAGCCTTCGACCTTGGATGTCCTACTGGCGCGAATTCTATCGTACGAATGTCAGCGAAAGTGCCAGATGGGGCTACTTGCAACCATTCCGATTGAGACTTCCGCGCGGATGGGCGCTCCTCATCAGCTTGGAGGGCGAGCCCAACGCCAAGTTTAGTGCGCATCTTCTGAAGCGGTTCAACCAAGGTGAATTTGCAAAGAAAATCTCGTTCGGCCACGCGACCGTCTCAACATATGATCGAATTGAGGTGCCTCACCCATTGATATGGATTTTGCACCGCTACGGCACGGTCCAACTTGGTTCCAGAACCGTACGCCTTCATGCTTTGGTCGAGCGGAGGCATGAACCTGTAGTTGCAATGCTGCAACAGTGGCAAGATGTGGAATCCGCACTGGAATACCTGCTCTCGGCAGTTCCGGAGGTCGAAATTTGCAGTGAAGAGATCTGTTGCCTGTGGCTGGGAATGATCGAGGAACTGACTACCAAAGCCTCTCTCGAGCAAGATTCACTAGGGGAACTCTGGAGAGGAGCGGCTAGGGATGGGGTTGTGCCAGATCGTCTGTGGGTTGATGAGCAAGAAGTTCTGCTTGAGGAAATCTGTGTTACTGGCTCGCCTGATTTGGCATCCCGTGCGCGAAGCGACGGCTACATTGTGGTGACATTGGATAACGCCACCATGAGGCTTTGGCTCGATGAAGGTGCAAGGGATCTTGCGGAGATGATGCGCCCCGAGTGGCACCATGAAACCGGACCTGCAAGCCCACTGGTTGCCGCAATGCCTGAGCTTGGAGAGGTGTTGCGAGAAGACGCGAAACATCATGCCCTTTGTCTTCCGGTTGCGGGGTTAAAGATGCGGATTTCGGCAGAATCACATGTGACTCCGTGTCTCTTGTGGGAAAGCATGCTGATTTTGGATCACCAACAACTTTCCGAACTCTCCAGGTCCGCGAGACTGGAACACGTATTGCGAGAAGTGGCTGCTGCTGGATGGCTCCAAAGTGATTCCGCCGAAGCACTGCGTCTCCTTGGGGACGGAAAGGTGGACGAACTCAGAGCGGGAGTGGCATCAGGTTCGACGCTGGAAGAGCGGCTATTTCTAGCGGTCGGGAAACGTGACGAACCTCTCAGGCAGGCTTTGGGCGAGTTGTCCCATGTCGATTGGATACAGCAATGTCGCGGACTCTCTCTGGCAGCTCTCGTGCTCGCCCAACTAGGCCCGGCAACGTTAGGCGCATTGAAAAAAACCTTTGCTGAGGAAGGACTGAATCCACCAGGACGATGGACACCTGCCCAAGCGCGGGCCTTTGCCCTTAGCATCGGGTTTCCTGAAGAATTCGGAACATCCCCAGACGTCAGACGCGACCCAGAGGAGTTCGTCAATGGCCCGATCCATTTGCCTCCCTTGCATGACTTCCAAGAGGATGTCTTTCATGGAATTCGAGAATTGATCAAACTTGGGAACAAGCGCCGGCGGGCAGTTGTCAGCCTTCCTACCGGGGGCGGCAAGACACGAGTCACCGTTCAAGCTGCAGTCGTTCTCGTCCTGAAACCAAAATCTCTTAGACGAACAGTGTTGTGGATTGCTCAAACCGATGAGCTCTGCGAACAGGCAGTGCAAGCTTTCCGCCAAGTGTGGGTCAACTTGGGGGAGGACAATACCGAGCTTCGAATCGTGCGCCTTTGGGGAGGGAATCCAGATCCTGCCATAGATGACAGCGGTAATCCTGTTGTGATAGTTGCATCTATTCAGACGCTAAACAACCGCATCAGATCCAGTGCCTTGGCTTGGCTTCAGTGCCCAGGATTAGTTGTGGTTGATGAGTGCCATCATGCAATTGCGCCGAGCTACACAAACCTGCTGCGTTGGTTGGACGCTGAGGCCCCTCGAGCTGGGGCGCCTCAAAAGGACGAGCCTCCCATTCTAGGTTTGAGCGCCACCCCTTTCCGAATGGATGACGAGGAGAGCCGCAGGCTTGCGCAACGTTTTGACAATCGGTGGCAACCCGTGAAGCAGGAAAATCTCCATGCACGGCTTCGCGGGCAGGGCGTTCTTTCGGAGATAGTCAGCGAAGCATTGGAGTCAGGCACAGGCTTGTTGCCAGACGAGATTGAGAGACTCGCTCAGATTCCTCAACCGTGGGAAGGCATTGTTTTTGAGAATCTGTTAGAAGCGATCAACCAGCGACTTGCTGGCAACAGTGATCGAAACGAACGGTTGGTGGAGCGAATCAGAGCTGCGAACGAGCGTTGCATATTGCTCTTTGCCAATTCAGTTTCACACGCGGAAGAGATGTCGGCACGCCTAAACCTGCAGGGCATCCCCTCGGCGGCGGTGAGCGGTGGCACACAGACAATTGCTCGGCGCTATTTCTTGAAGCGTTTTCAGCAAGGCAAGATTCGTGTTCTCTGCAACCACAGCGTTTTGAGTACCGGATTCGATGCGCCTAAAACAGATATGGTGTTGATCTCACGAGCGGTATTCAGTCCTGTGCGGTACATGCAGATCGTGGGACGTGGCCTGCGTGGAGAAAAGAACGGAGGCACGAAGCTCTGCCGAATTGTTACGGTGTTGGACAATCTCGGGAGATTCCAAGACCGACATCCTTACCACTTTTGCGCGAGATACTTTGAGGATTAG
- a CDS encoding BPTD_3080 family restriction endonuclease — protein MARPLTKSSDTSQSELPIQAPVEEPIINGPYDEPKFWWAYDKSGKAIKTAGRRKASYFWTTQRVMSGQTQMSLEGIESDYGSEELGLVNDLRADLARWRASNYENATATTKKLLTHWRNPERKRRFFFCQIEAVETVIYLTEIVGSGRNPRWTAAVSRERYEALCSVTDETLESTAKGLFVARLVDPPQQTQWKPLKRYGCKMATGSGKTVVMAMLTAWALCNRGAVPGDTRFPRAVLAVCPNLTVKERLQVLRPDAGEESYFEMFDIVPSQMRSLMLQGKVLVTNWHGFAPESPHAEAGKNFTVVNKGEEGADAFSRRVLKELHGLGEVMVLNDEAHHAYRPAPARFAAKSKRKKRDEGGFGEVSDADAEEATVWVEGLDKINQAVGVGFCVDLSATPFYLAGSGWIEGSPFPWLVSDFGLVDAIESGITKIPRLPVSDQTGQPDPKFFRLWDEIKRRLQPADYLKGGKPKPESVWRYADAALKTLGSQWQERFKQHAESRPGQTFIPPVMIVVCDNTDIAQLFFERISGETQEEVKDIADEEEDDSEEFGEGSKAKGKIRKVRQFSPGGLPFPELANSEQRTYTLRIDSKLLADAEAGEGSTKEKEAEKLRQIVAHVGVPGTSGEHIRCVVSVQMLTEGWDANNVTQILGLRAFGSQLLCEQVVGRGLRRLSYDVDPETGMFRPEYADVYGIPFSVIPYKGRPTKNPAPDDKPVTQVRALPERAGFEMRFPNVEGYVLELRKNLIRCDWNKVQPLSIQPMEVPLQLFVQPQVGVRDGGVGTSSFALKEQNREEFYANHHLQTILFELARQIVIRLTDTQTAKGGKMRMMARHQLFPQVLEIVSEFAERRVNWKGADRRELGIQIYADQVVSRLTDAIESDTDSGEPPLLPVINRFQPHGTTADVRFNTIRACHPVQKSHIDQVVLDTLTWERSAAFTLEACDSVRYYARNDHLGFTIPYEFLGVSHVYSPDFLVRLSNDVCLVLEIKGMMNQQDEAKVQAAHRWVSAVNHWGQMGRWDFHVCKDPAMLDTELRYLASK, from the coding sequence ATGGCTCGCCCGCTCACAAAATCCTCCGACACTTCCCAATCCGAGCTTCCCATCCAGGCTCCAGTGGAGGAGCCGATCATCAATGGTCCCTATGACGAACCGAAGTTCTGGTGGGCGTACGATAAGAGCGGCAAGGCCATCAAGACAGCGGGCCGCCGTAAGGCGAGCTATTTCTGGACCACCCAGCGGGTGATGAGCGGTCAAACGCAGATGTCCTTGGAGGGTATAGAGTCTGACTACGGGAGTGAGGAACTCGGGCTGGTGAATGATTTGCGTGCCGACCTCGCGCGGTGGCGAGCCTCCAACTACGAGAATGCCACGGCCACGACGAAGAAACTCCTGACGCACTGGAGGAATCCGGAACGCAAGCGACGATTCTTCTTCTGCCAGATCGAAGCCGTGGAGACAGTGATCTATCTAACCGAAATCGTAGGCAGCGGTCGCAATCCACGTTGGACGGCGGCGGTGTCGCGGGAGCGATACGAAGCCCTGTGCTCGGTGACGGATGAAACCTTGGAGAGTACTGCGAAGGGACTGTTTGTAGCAAGGCTGGTGGACCCACCGCAGCAAACACAATGGAAGCCGCTGAAGCGCTATGGATGCAAGATGGCCACTGGTTCCGGCAAGACAGTGGTCATGGCCATGCTGACTGCATGGGCTCTTTGCAACCGCGGGGCAGTGCCGGGGGATACCCGCTTTCCGCGTGCGGTTCTTGCTGTGTGTCCCAATCTGACTGTGAAGGAACGTCTCCAAGTCCTCCGACCCGATGCCGGCGAAGAGAGTTACTTTGAGATGTTTGACATCGTGCCAAGCCAGATGCGCTCTCTGATGCTTCAAGGAAAGGTTCTGGTGACGAACTGGCACGGCTTTGCACCTGAATCTCCGCATGCTGAGGCGGGGAAGAACTTTACCGTCGTAAACAAGGGCGAAGAAGGTGCGGATGCGTTCTCCCGTCGGGTACTCAAGGAACTTCACGGTCTTGGTGAAGTGATGGTACTCAATGATGAAGCCCACCATGCCTATCGACCTGCGCCCGCGCGATTTGCCGCCAAGAGCAAGCGGAAAAAACGGGACGAGGGAGGATTTGGAGAGGTTTCCGATGCAGATGCGGAGGAGGCGACCGTTTGGGTCGAGGGGCTGGACAAGATTAACCAAGCGGTCGGTGTGGGTTTTTGTGTGGACCTTTCCGCCACGCCCTTTTACCTCGCTGGTAGTGGTTGGATTGAGGGTTCACCTTTTCCGTGGCTCGTGAGCGACTTTGGCTTGGTGGATGCCATCGAGAGCGGCATCACCAAGATTCCCCGCCTTCCAGTAAGCGATCAGACCGGCCAGCCAGACCCGAAGTTTTTCCGCCTTTGGGATGAGATCAAACGCCGTCTTCAGCCTGCCGATTATCTCAAGGGAGGAAAGCCAAAGCCCGAATCTGTCTGGCGGTATGCAGATGCGGCGTTGAAAACACTTGGTTCGCAGTGGCAGGAAAGGTTCAAACAACATGCAGAGTCACGCCCAGGCCAGACGTTTATCCCGCCCGTGATGATCGTGGTTTGTGACAACACGGACATCGCCCAGCTTTTCTTTGAGAGGATCTCCGGTGAAACCCAGGAAGAGGTCAAGGATATTGCAGACGAGGAAGAAGATGATTCCGAAGAGTTCGGCGAAGGTTCAAAGGCAAAGGGAAAGATTCGTAAGGTACGGCAATTCAGCCCGGGTGGCTTGCCATTTCCCGAACTGGCAAATAGTGAGCAACGAACTTATACACTGCGCATCGACTCCAAGTTGCTGGCCGATGCCGAAGCCGGGGAAGGTAGTACAAAGGAAAAGGAAGCGGAGAAGCTTCGGCAGATTGTTGCACATGTGGGCGTACCGGGTACGTCTGGCGAACACATTCGTTGCGTCGTGAGCGTACAGATGCTCACCGAGGGATGGGATGCGAACAATGTCACACAGATCCTTGGCTTGCGAGCTTTTGGTAGCCAGTTGCTCTGCGAACAAGTAGTGGGACGGGGACTACGACGGCTGAGCTATGACGTCGATCCCGAAACCGGCATGTTCCGGCCGGAGTACGCCGACGTGTACGGCATTCCGTTCTCGGTGATTCCTTACAAGGGACGCCCTACTAAAAACCCGGCGCCTGACGACAAGCCGGTCACCCAGGTGCGTGCCCTGCCGGAACGCGCGGGATTTGAGATGCGTTTTCCAAATGTCGAAGGCTACGTCTTGGAGCTGCGTAAGAATCTAATCCGCTGCGACTGGAACAAGGTGCAGCCTCTGAGCATCCAACCAATGGAAGTACCGTTGCAGCTTTTTGTCCAGCCCCAGGTCGGGGTGCGCGATGGAGGCGTTGGCACATCATCATTTGCACTGAAGGAGCAGAACCGGGAGGAGTTCTATGCGAACCATCACCTCCAAACGATCCTCTTCGAACTGGCCCGGCAGATCGTCATTCGCCTGACTGACACCCAAACAGCGAAAGGAGGAAAAATGCGCATGATGGCGAGGCACCAGCTTTTCCCCCAAGTGCTGGAGATCGTGAGCGAATTTGCTGAGCGCCGGGTCAACTGGAAGGGGGCTGATAGACGTGAACTCGGCATCCAGATCTACGCGGACCAAGTGGTGAGTCGCCTGACTGACGCGATTGAGTCCGATACGGATTCGGGGGAGCCGCCGTTGCTTCCCGTCATCAACCGGTTTCAACCGCATGGCACCACGGCGGACGTTCGCTTCAATACCATCCGTGCGTGTCACCCTGTCCAAAAGAGTCATATCGATCAGGTGGTGCTCGACACTCTGACATGGGAGCGCTCTGCGGCCTTCACTCTAGAAGCATGCGACTCGGTCCGCTACTATGCCCGTAACGATCATCTCGGGTTCACGATCCCGTACGAGTTCCTCGGTGTTTCGCACGTCTACTCACCCGATTTCCTAGTAAGGCTTTCGAATGACGTCTGTCTTGTCCTTGAAATCAAAGGAATGATGAACCAGCAAGACGAAGCTAAAGTCCAGGCGGCGCATCGCTGGGTAAGTGCAGTCAACCATTGGGGCCAGATGGGACGCTGGGATTTCCACGTGTGCAAAGATCCGGCCATGCTGGACACGGAACTGAGATATCTCGCATCCAAGTAG